In Streptomyces sp. SN-593, a single genomic region encodes these proteins:
- a CDS encoding peptidyl-tRNA hydrolase: MSSPFHDEAIDRDAAPQYVLPLVVRIERETPPARTDALQTAARAVLTLLSDERATDPDGPWTDLVAAWQDARIRKVVRRARRAEWHRAEALPGITVTGEDAEVRVFPPVPLDGWPKDLARLQVSGTELDDPRPPEPADPAHPVLWMAPDLAMSAGKAMAQAGHGAQLAWWELSAEQRRAWREAGFPLAVRTASASRWKTLTDSGLPLVRDAGFTEVAPGSATVVADHPALRR, from the coding sequence GTGAGCAGCCCCTTCCACGACGAGGCGATCGACCGCGACGCCGCGCCCCAGTACGTCCTGCCCCTGGTGGTCCGGATCGAGCGCGAGACGCCGCCGGCCCGCACCGACGCCCTCCAGACCGCGGCCCGCGCGGTGCTGACCCTGCTGTCCGACGAGCGGGCGACCGACCCCGACGGCCCGTGGACGGACCTGGTCGCCGCCTGGCAGGACGCCCGCATCCGCAAGGTGGTCCGGCGGGCCCGCCGCGCCGAATGGCACCGGGCCGAGGCGCTGCCGGGGATCACCGTGACCGGCGAGGACGCGGAGGTCCGCGTCTTCCCGCCCGTCCCACTCGACGGCTGGCCGAAGGACCTCGCCCGGCTCCAGGTGTCCGGCACCGAGCTCGACGACCCGCGGCCGCCCGAGCCCGCCGACCCCGCCCACCCGGTGCTGTGGATGGCGCCGGACCTGGCGATGTCGGCGGGCAAGGCGATGGCCCAGGCCGGTCACGGCGCGCAGCTCGCCTGGTGGGAGCTGTCCGCCGAGCAGCGCCGTGCCTGGCGGGAGGCCGGGTTCCCGCTCGCCGTGCGCACGGCCTCCGCGTCGCGGTGGAAGACCCTGACCGACTCCGGGCTGCCGCTGGTCCGCGACGCCGGCTTCACCGAGGTCGCCCCCGGCTCGGCGACGGTCGTCGCGGACCACCCGGCGCTCCGGCGCTGA
- a CDS encoding carbohydrate kinase family protein codes for MGTDPAADRYDVLVVGGCGVDTIVRVEELAIPGGDSVSVPPVRDYVAHTGNGVALGFHALGRRTKFLDFLGDDAAGRLVLDRYASVGLDFAHLPAPAGTPRSVNLVDREGRRFSFFDGRHPADLLMPLSFCGPHLERAAHVHLSRSHVNRELFDVARRLGVPVSTDLHAWDGTDPSAHPWAYGADYVFMSAAGVGPRAAEVLRDVVGRGRARLAVATDGADGSYVLERARPDRVRHFPAVRTERPVVDSNGAGDAYVTAFLHTLFDGGDIDRCALAGSVSGAFACGHHGTHEVQITAAELAAGSERLRARGSVAP; via the coding sequence GTGGGCACCGACCCGGCCGCCGACCGCTACGACGTCCTCGTGGTCGGCGGCTGCGGCGTCGACACGATCGTCCGCGTCGAGGAACTGGCCATCCCCGGCGGCGACTCCGTGTCGGTGCCACCCGTCCGCGACTACGTGGCCCACACCGGCAACGGGGTGGCGCTGGGATTCCACGCGCTGGGCCGCCGCACCAAGTTCCTCGACTTCCTCGGCGACGACGCGGCCGGCCGGCTCGTCCTGGACCGGTACGCCTCGGTGGGCCTGGACTTCGCGCACCTGCCCGCCCCGGCCGGCACCCCGCGCAGCGTCAACCTGGTCGACCGGGAGGGCCGCAGGTTCTCCTTCTTCGACGGCCGGCACCCCGCGGACCTGCTGATGCCGCTCTCCTTCTGCGGCCCCCACCTGGAGCGGGCCGCGCACGTGCACCTGTCCCGCTCGCACGTCAACCGCGAGCTGTTCGACGTGGCACGGCGGCTCGGCGTGCCGGTGTCGACCGACCTGCACGCGTGGGACGGCACCGACCCGTCGGCCCATCCGTGGGCGTACGGCGCCGACTACGTCTTCATGAGCGCGGCCGGCGTCGGACCGCGGGCGGCCGAGGTGCTGCGGGATGTCGTCGGCCGCGGCCGCGCCCGGCTCGCGGTGGCCACCGACGGCGCCGACGGTTCGTACGTGCTGGAGCGCGCCCGCCCCGACCGGGTGCGGCACTTCCCGGCGGTCCGGACCGAGCGCCCGGTGGTGGACAGCAACGGCGCGGGCGACGCCTATGTCACCGCCTTCCTGCACACCCTCTTCGACGGCGGCGACATCGACCGGTGCGCGCTGGCCGGCTCGGTCTCGGGCGCGTTCGCCTGCGGGCACCACGGCACCCACGAGGTGCAGATCACCGCCGCCGAGCTGGCTGCCGGCAGCGAACGGCTGCGCGCGCGGGGGTCCGTGGCGCCCTAG
- the msrB gene encoding peptide-methionine (R)-S-oxide reductase MsrB, whose amino-acid sequence MSQDARRYQVDKTEEQWRAELSPQEYAVLREAGTERPFTGEYTDTKTEGVYSCRACGAELFRSDTKFASHCGWPSFYDPADTKAVELIEDRSMGMVRIEVRCASCGSHLGHVFEGEGYPTPTDQRYCINSISLRLAPSGS is encoded by the coding sequence ATGTCGCAGGATGCGCGCAGGTACCAGGTCGACAAGACCGAGGAGCAGTGGCGCGCCGAGCTGTCCCCGCAGGAGTACGCGGTGCTGCGCGAGGCCGGCACCGAGCGCCCGTTCACCGGTGAGTACACCGACACCAAGACCGAGGGCGTCTACTCCTGCCGGGCGTGCGGCGCGGAGCTGTTCCGGTCGGACACGAAGTTCGCGTCGCACTGCGGCTGGCCGTCCTTCTACGACCCGGCCGACACGAAGGCGGTCGAGCTGATCGAGGACCGCTCGATGGGCATGGTGCGGATCGAGGTGCGCTGCGCCTCCTGCGGCTCGCACCTGGGCCACGTCTTCGAGGGCGAGGGCTACCCGACCCCGACCGACCAGCGGTACTGCATCAACTCCATCTCGCTGCGGCTGGCCCCCTCGGGAAGCTGA
- the murC gene encoding UDP-N-acetylmuramate--L-alanine ligase — protein sequence MSPSGPPVPRDLDRPHFIGIGGAGMSGIAKILAQRGARVAGSDAKDSATAEALRALGATVHVGHDAAHLAPDATAVVVSSAIREQNPELVAARERGLPVVHRSDALAALMEGTVPIAVAGTHGKTTTTSMLAVALTSLGLEPSYAIGGDLDAPGSNAHHGGGGIFVAEADESDRSFHRYAPQVAVVLNVELDHHANYASLEEVYASFEEFVGKVRPGGTLVVSADQPGAVELTSRVRDIGGLHVVTVGESEGADVRITRINPRGLTSEVSVLLDGRMLTFTVSVPGSHYAHNAVAALAAGIAAGAPARNLASALAKYTGVKRRLQLKGEAAGVQVIDSYAHHPTEMAADLAAIRQATGGGSGREGGRVLVVFQPHLFSRTKELGTEMGGALALADASVVLDIYPAREDPLPGVTSELIVAAARAAGADVTAVHGREAAVEQVAGMAKPGDLVLTMGAGDVTDLGPLILARLTD from the coding sequence ATGAGCCCGTCCGGCCCGCCCGTACCCCGCGACCTCGACCGACCGCACTTCATCGGCATCGGCGGCGCCGGGATGTCGGGGATCGCGAAGATCCTCGCCCAGCGCGGGGCGCGGGTGGCCGGCAGTGACGCGAAGGACTCCGCGACCGCGGAGGCGTTGCGGGCGCTGGGCGCCACCGTGCACGTCGGCCACGACGCGGCGCACCTCGCGCCGGACGCCACGGCGGTCGTGGTGTCCAGCGCGATCCGCGAGCAGAACCCGGAGCTGGTGGCGGCCCGTGAGCGCGGCCTGCCGGTGGTGCACCGCAGCGACGCGCTGGCCGCGCTGATGGAGGGCACCGTCCCGATCGCGGTGGCGGGCACCCACGGCAAGACCACCACCACCTCGATGCTCGCGGTGGCGCTGACCTCGCTGGGCCTGGAGCCGTCGTACGCGATCGGCGGCGACCTGGACGCGCCGGGGTCCAACGCGCACCACGGCGGCGGCGGGATCTTCGTCGCCGAGGCCGACGAGTCCGACCGCAGCTTCCACCGGTACGCCCCGCAGGTCGCGGTGGTGCTCAACGTGGAGCTGGACCACCACGCGAACTACGCCTCCCTGGAGGAGGTGTACGCCTCCTTCGAGGAGTTCGTCGGCAAGGTCCGGCCCGGCGGCACCCTGGTGGTCTCCGCCGACCAGCCCGGCGCGGTCGAGCTGACCTCCCGGGTGCGGGACATCGGCGGCCTGCACGTCGTGACCGTCGGCGAGTCCGAGGGCGCCGACGTGCGGATCACCCGGATCAACCCGCGCGGCCTGACCAGCGAGGTCAGCGTGCTGCTCGACGGCCGCATGCTCACCTTCACGGTGTCCGTGCCCGGCAGCCACTACGCGCACAACGCGGTCGCCGCCCTCGCCGCGGGCATCGCCGCCGGCGCCCCCGCCCGCAACCTGGCCTCCGCGCTGGCGAAGTACACCGGCGTCAAGCGCCGGCTCCAGCTCAAGGGCGAGGCGGCCGGCGTCCAGGTGATCGACTCCTACGCGCACCACCCGACGGAGATGGCCGCCGACCTGGCCGCGATCCGCCAGGCCACCGGCGGCGGTTCCGGGCGCGAGGGCGGCCGGGTGCTGGTGGTCTTCCAGCCGCACCTGTTCAGCCGCACCAAGGAGCTGGGCACCGAGATGGGCGGAGCGCTGGCGCTGGCGGACGCCTCTGTGGTGCTGGACATCTACCCGGCCCGCGAGGACCCGCTGCCGGGGGTCACCAGCGAGCTGATCGTGGCGGCGGCCCGGGCGGCCGGCGCCGACGTGACCGCGGTGCACGGCCGGGAGGCGGCCGTGGAGCAGGTGGCGGGAATGGCGAAGCCGGGTGATCTCGTTCTCACCATGGGGGCGGGGGACGTGACGGACCTCGGCCCCCTGATTCTCGCCCGGCTCACCGACTGA
- a CDS encoding universal stress protein: MFTTVLMIEKPLASADVELVTTLHGDEQVSFVVLMQPRGDQDRLLRAVDDVALGHLDDAARENEVPEGQEAHAPAERALAHSLEALRAAGVRAEGEVVQNHPLDELRAVVERSGADEVVVLTAPHFVEEFFHRDWTSRARHKVGVPVLKLFAQHD; encoded by the coding sequence GTGTTCACGACCGTACTCATGATCGAGAAGCCGCTCGCCTCGGCCGATGTGGAGCTGGTCACCACGCTCCACGGCGACGAGCAGGTCTCCTTCGTCGTACTCATGCAGCCCCGCGGCGACCAGGACCGCCTGCTGCGCGCCGTGGACGACGTGGCGCTCGGCCACCTCGACGACGCCGCCCGGGAGAACGAGGTGCCGGAGGGCCAGGAGGCCCACGCCCCCGCCGAGCGCGCCCTCGCGCACTCCCTGGAGGCGCTGCGGGCCGCCGGGGTCCGGGCCGAGGGCGAGGTGGTGCAGAACCACCCGCTGGACGAGCTCAGGGCCGTGGTGGAGCGGTCCGGGGCCGACGAGGTGGTGGTGCTGACCGCGCCGCACTTCGTGGAGGAGTTCTTCCACCGCGACTGGACCTCCCGGGCCCGGCACAAGGTCGGCGTGCCCGTGCTGAAGCTCTTCGCGCAGCACGACTGA
- a CDS encoding pyrimidine reductase family protein produces MQQLFPPPGPDAATPVDLVDAYAYPPREEGPYLRANMVSSLDGAATHDGASAPLSSPADMRIFGTLRALADVIVVGAGTVRQEGYRPGRARPSFAERRAADGQPPAPAIAVLSRRLDLDFSAPLFTAALTPTLVLTGTGADAGARAAAEAAGARVVTAGDGDGVDPVRVVRELAALGLSRLLHEGGPRVLAQFAAAGVVDELCLTLAPLTVGGGAPRIMDGPGVADPTRFAPVSVLEEDGFLFTRYVERRRLGRLRVKPAETQVTA; encoded by the coding sequence ATGCAGCAGCTGTTCCCCCCGCCCGGACCGGACGCCGCGACCCCGGTGGACCTGGTCGACGCCTACGCGTACCCGCCACGGGAGGAGGGCCCCTACCTGCGGGCGAACATGGTCTCCTCGCTCGACGGCGCCGCGACCCACGACGGCGCCTCGGCTCCGCTCTCCTCCCCCGCCGACATGCGGATCTTCGGCACGCTGCGGGCCCTGGCCGACGTGATCGTGGTCGGCGCCGGGACGGTGCGGCAGGAGGGCTACCGCCCGGGCAGGGCCCGCCCGTCGTTCGCCGAGCGCCGTGCGGCCGACGGCCAGCCGCCCGCCCCGGCCATCGCGGTGCTCAGCCGGCGGCTGGACCTGGACTTCTCGGCGCCGCTGTTCACCGCCGCGCTGACGCCGACGCTGGTGCTGACCGGCACCGGCGCGGATGCCGGGGCCCGGGCGGCGGCCGAGGCGGCGGGGGCGCGGGTGGTGACCGCCGGCGACGGCGACGGGGTGGACCCGGTGCGCGTGGTGCGCGAACTGGCCGCGCTCGGCCTGTCGCGGCTGCTGCACGAGGGCGGCCCGCGGGTGCTCGCGCAGTTCGCGGCCGCCGGGGTGGTGGACGAGCTGTGCCTGACCCTGGCGCCGCTGACCGTCGGCGGCGGCGCACCGCGGATCATGGACGGCCCCGGCGTCGCCGACCCGACCCGCTTCGCACCGGTGTCGGTGCTGGAGGAGGACGGCTTCCTGTTCACCCGTTACGTCGAACGGCGGCGCCTCGGGCGGCTCCGCGTCAAGCCGGCGGAGACGCAGGTCACGGCATAA
- the zapE gene encoding cell division protein ZapE, giving the protein MPAEVAAGTVTPVVLAEREPRLDAQRLLAELVPPPRFDAVRFSSYVPDRDQPSQARAVRALEEFAAGLGGPAPDGGRRRWFRGRAPERPSTPGGIYLDGGYGVGKTHLLASLWHATDAPAEQKAFGTFVELTNLVGALGFRPAVEALSSHRLVCIDEFELDDPGDTVLVSTLLARLAAAGVRLAATSNTLPGRLGEGRFAAADFMREIQGLSAQFTSLRIDGDDYRHRGLPQAPEPYADQQVTVAASRTPGAALDDFEPLVAHLAQVHPSRYGALVDGVDAVFLRGVRQVTDQAAALRLVVLADRLYDREVPVMASGVPFDRLFSAEMLSGGYRKKYFRAVSRLTSLARDSARLA; this is encoded by the coding sequence GTGCCAGCAGAAGTCGCCGCAGGAACCGTCACCCCGGTCGTGCTCGCGGAGCGTGAGCCGCGCCTGGACGCCCAGCGGCTGCTGGCCGAGCTCGTGCCGCCGCCCCGGTTCGACGCGGTGCGCTTCTCCAGCTACGTCCCCGACCGGGACCAGCCCAGCCAGGCCCGCGCGGTGCGCGCGCTGGAGGAGTTCGCGGCCGGACTCGGCGGACCCGCCCCGGACGGCGGCCGGCGCCGGTGGTTCCGCGGCAGGGCGCCGGAGCGGCCGAGCACCCCCGGCGGGATCTACCTGGACGGCGGGTACGGCGTCGGCAAGACCCACCTGCTCGCCTCGCTGTGGCACGCCACCGACGCCCCCGCCGAGCAGAAAGCGTTCGGCACGTTCGTGGAGCTGACCAACCTCGTCGGCGCGCTCGGCTTCCGCCCGGCCGTCGAGGCGCTCAGCTCCCACCGGCTGGTCTGCATCGACGAGTTCGAACTCGACGACCCCGGGGACACCGTCCTGGTCTCCACGCTGCTGGCCCGGCTCGCCGCGGCCGGCGTGCGGCTCGCCGCGACCTCCAACACGCTGCCCGGCAGGCTCGGCGAGGGACGTTTCGCCGCGGCCGACTTCATGCGGGAGATCCAGGGGCTGTCCGCGCAGTTCACGTCGCTGCGGATCGACGGCGACGACTACCGCCACCGGGGGCTGCCGCAGGCGCCCGAACCGTACGCCGACCAGCAGGTCACCGTGGCGGCCAGCCGGACACCGGGCGCCGCGCTCGACGACTTCGAACCGCTCGTGGCGCACCTCGCGCAGGTGCATCCCAGCCGGTACGGAGCGCTCGTCGACGGTGTCGACGCGGTGTTCCTGCGCGGAGTGCGGCAGGTCACCGACCAGGCGGCGGCCCTGCGCCTGGTGGTCCTGGCGGACCGGCTCTACGACCGGGAGGTGCCGGTGATGGCCTCCGGGGTGCCCTTCGACCGGCTCTTCTCCGCGGAGATGCTGAGCGGCGGCTACCGGAAGAAGTACTTCCGGGCGGTCTCCCGCCTCACCTCGCTGGCCCGGGACTCCGCCCGCCTCGCCTGA
- a CDS encoding polyphosphate kinase 2 family protein, translating to MAKSLGARLRVEPGGGPVDLSAYDPHGTPGGPKDKKHGLAEIERMRPRLAALQERLFAQSAVGGDRRRVLLVLQGMDTSGKGGTVKHVVSGLNPAGLRVRAFKAPTEEERRHDFLWRVRAALPRAGEIGVFDRSHYEDVLIVRVHDMVPRSVWSRRYAAINRFERSLADSGVTVLKVFLHISPEEQRARLLERLERPDKHWKFSPTDVAERERWPDYRTAYEVALRRCSTEAAPWYVVPADRKWYRNWAVSRLLLEHLERIDPAYPQPELDVAKYRARLLAT from the coding sequence ATGGCGAAATCGTTGGGCGCGCGGCTGCGCGTGGAGCCGGGCGGCGGCCCGGTCGACCTGTCGGCGTACGACCCGCACGGCACCCCCGGCGGCCCGAAGGACAAGAAGCACGGCCTCGCCGAGATCGAGCGGATGCGGCCGAGGCTCGCCGCGCTCCAGGAGCGGCTGTTCGCGCAGAGCGCCGTCGGGGGCGACCGGCGCCGGGTGCTGCTGGTCCTCCAGGGCATGGACACCTCCGGGAAGGGCGGCACCGTCAAGCACGTCGTGTCCGGGCTGAACCCGGCCGGTCTGCGGGTGCGGGCGTTCAAGGCGCCCACCGAGGAGGAGCGGCGCCACGACTTCCTGTGGCGGGTCCGCGCCGCGCTGCCGCGGGCCGGGGAGATCGGGGTCTTCGACCGCTCGCACTACGAGGACGTGCTGATCGTCCGGGTCCACGACATGGTGCCCCGGTCGGTCTGGAGCCGCCGCTACGCCGCCATCAACCGCTTCGAGCGCTCGCTCGCCGACAGCGGGGTGACCGTGCTCAAGGTCTTCCTGCACATCAGCCCGGAGGAGCAGCGCGCCCGGCTGCTGGAGCGACTCGAACGGCCGGACAAGCACTGGAAGTTCAGCCCCACCGACGTGGCCGAGCGCGAGCGCTGGCCGGACTACCGGACGGCGTACGAGGTGGCGCTCCGGCGCTGCTCGACCGAGGCCGCGCCCTGGTACGTGGTGCCGGCCGACCGCAAGTGGTACCGCAACTGGGCCGTCAGCCGACTGCTGCTGGAGCACCTGGAACGGATCGACCCGGCCTACCCGCAGCCGGAGCTGGACGTGGCGAAGTACCGCGCGCGGCTGCTCGCCACCTGA
- the treZ gene encoding malto-oligosyltrehalose trehalohydrolase, which yields MLFEVWAPGARQVEALVDGQPYAMGPDPARAGWWRVDAAAGHGSRYAYRLDGGEPLPDPRSRRQPDGPDGPSAVVDQDAFGWTSPWPGRGLPGAVLYELHVGTFTPEGTFDAAVERLPHLARLGITHVELMPVCPFPGTNGWGYEGVSLWAVHEPYGGPEAMKRFIDAAHCHGLGVVLDVVHNHLGPSGNHLPPFGPYFTDRHHTPWGDAVNLDAPGSDEVRDFLIGGALAWLRDYRLDGLRLDAVHALVDTRALHFLEELSTAVDGLSAALGRPLFLIAESDLNDPRTTAPREAGGLGLHAQWNDDFHHALHTAVTGEAQGYYGDFAAAGPAALAKVLTRGFFHDGTWSSFRGRHHGRPLGPSTVPAHRLLGYAQTHDQVGNRATGDRLTPEQLGTAAALVLTSPFTPMLFMGEEWGAATPWQFFTDHDDPELAAAITRGRRREFAEHGWAEEDVPDPQDPATRNRSCLDWTEPGASGHRELLEWYRALIALRRAEPELASPRLDTVTATAGGRTLRIARGPFRVLVNFSDSPARIPLNTPCDVLLARPACRILPGPAVQLPPRGAAVLRARDAVSAPGTVDG from the coding sequence GTGCTGTTCGAGGTGTGGGCGCCCGGCGCCCGCCAGGTGGAGGCGCTGGTCGACGGGCAGCCGTACGCGATGGGGCCCGACCCCGCGCGCGCCGGCTGGTGGCGGGTGGACGCCGCGGCCGGGCACGGCAGCCGCTACGCGTACCGGCTCGACGGCGGGGAGCCGCTGCCCGACCCGCGCTCGCGGCGGCAGCCGGACGGCCCGGACGGCCCGAGCGCGGTCGTCGACCAGGACGCCTTCGGCTGGACGTCGCCGTGGCCCGGGCGCGGCCTGCCGGGCGCGGTGCTCTACGAACTGCACGTCGGCACCTTCACCCCCGAGGGCACCTTCGACGCGGCCGTCGAGCGGCTGCCGCACCTGGCCAGGCTCGGCATCACCCATGTCGAGCTGATGCCGGTCTGCCCCTTCCCGGGCACCAACGGCTGGGGGTACGAAGGCGTCTCGCTGTGGGCGGTGCACGAGCCGTACGGCGGTCCCGAGGCGATGAAGCGCTTCATCGACGCGGCGCACTGCCACGGCCTGGGCGTCGTCCTGGACGTGGTGCACAACCACCTCGGCCCGTCGGGCAACCATCTGCCGCCCTTCGGGCCGTACTTCACCGACCGCCACCACACCCCCTGGGGCGACGCGGTCAACCTCGACGCGCCCGGCTCGGACGAGGTGCGGGACTTCCTGATCGGCGGCGCGCTGGCCTGGCTGCGCGACTACCGCCTCGACGGGCTGCGGCTGGACGCGGTGCACGCGCTGGTCGACACCCGCGCGCTGCACTTCCTGGAGGAGCTGTCCACGGCGGTGGACGGGCTGTCGGCCGCGCTCGGCCGCCCGCTGTTCCTGATCGCCGAGTCCGACCTGAACGACCCGCGCACCACCGCGCCGCGCGAGGCCGGCGGCCTGGGGCTGCACGCGCAGTGGAACGACGACTTCCACCACGCCCTGCACACCGCGGTCACCGGCGAAGCGCAGGGCTACTACGGCGACTTCGCCGCGGCGGGGCCCGCCGCGCTCGCCAAGGTGCTGACCCGCGGCTTCTTCCACGACGGCACCTGGTCGTCCTTCCGCGGCCGCCACCACGGCCGCCCGCTGGGCCCGTCCACGGTGCCCGCGCACCGGCTGCTCGGCTACGCCCAGACCCACGACCAGGTCGGCAACCGCGCGACCGGCGACCGGCTGACCCCGGAGCAGCTCGGCACCGCGGCGGCGCTGGTGCTCACCTCGCCGTTCACGCCGATGCTGTTCATGGGCGAGGAGTGGGGGGCCGCCACGCCCTGGCAGTTCTTCACCGACCACGACGACCCGGAGCTGGCCGCGGCCATCACCCGGGGGCGGCGGCGGGAGTTCGCCGAGCACGGCTGGGCCGAGGAGGACGTGCCCGACCCGCAGGACCCGGCCACCCGGAACCGCTCCTGCCTGGACTGGACGGAGCCCGGCGCCTCCGGCCACCGCGAGCTGCTGGAGTGGTACCGGGCGCTGATCGCGCTGCGGCGGGCCGAACCGGAGCTCGCCTCGCCCCGGTTGGACACCGTGACGGCCACCGCCGGCGGCCGCACCCTGCGGATCGCCCGCGGGCCGTTCCGGGTGCTGGTGAACTTCTCGGACTCCCCCGCGCGCATCCCGCTCAACACGCCCTGCGACGTCCTGCTGGCCCGCCCCGCCTGCCGCATCCTGCCCGGCCCGGCCGTCCAGCTCCCGCCGCGCGGTGCGGCCGTGCTGCGCGCCCGCGACGCCGTGTCCGCGCCGGGTACGGTGGACGGGTGA
- a CDS encoding GNAT family N-acetyltransferase, giving the protein MSDLVLRPLTAGESALFTSLPVAERLGRALLGEDFALLDAGGPYRPEWSWVALRDGTPVARAAWWAQPDDTAPVALDWFDVADGEQEAAVALLRAARLRAEHSLLLPPGWREQAALRAAERVRAAALEAAGMRRLVERYRYTWTADHGPLPARTGRLVYRPEPDDAAFRAVMARTMSGTLDAHDRHKLDAEGLDAALDDTLGILSWMPSPDDWRRVAFTPQGDLVGLHVPARNTRTHCVGFVAVVPEQRGRGYAYDLLAECGRDLVDLGATEIAAATDQPNFPMARAFARAGYPITQERVDFV; this is encoded by the coding sequence ATGTCCGATCTGGTACTCCGCCCGCTCACCGCGGGCGAGTCCGCCCTGTTCACCTCACTCCCCGTCGCGGAGCGGCTCGGCCGCGCCCTGCTCGGGGAGGACTTCGCGCTGCTGGACGCCGGCGGCCCGTACCGACCGGAGTGGTCGTGGGTCGCGCTGCGCGACGGCACCCCGGTGGCCCGCGCCGCGTGGTGGGCACAGCCCGACGACACCGCACCGGTGGCGCTCGACTGGTTCGACGTCGCCGACGGCGAGCAGGAGGCCGCGGTCGCCCTGCTGCGGGCCGCGCGGCTGAGGGCCGAGCACAGCCTGCTGCTGCCGCCCGGCTGGCGCGAGCAGGCCGCGCTGCGGGCCGCCGAGCGGGTGCGCGCGGCGGCGCTGGAGGCCGCCGGGATGCGCCGCCTCGTGGAGCGCTACCGCTACACCTGGACCGCCGACCACGGCCCGTTGCCGGCCCGCACCGGCCGGCTGGTGTACCGGCCCGAGCCGGACGACGCCGCCTTCCGCGCGGTGATGGCCCGGACCATGTCCGGCACGCTCGACGCCCACGACCGGCACAAGCTCGACGCGGAGGGCCTGGACGCCGCGCTCGACGACACGCTCGGCATCCTGTCCTGGATGCCCTCCCCCGACGACTGGCGGCGCGTCGCCTTCACCCCTCAGGGCGACCTCGTCGGCCTGCACGTCCCGGCGCGCAACACGAGGACGCACTGCGTCGGCTTCGTCGCGGTCGTCCCCGAGCAGCGCGGCCGCGGCTACGCCTACGACCTGCTGGCCGAGTGCGGCCGCGACCTGGTGGACCTCGGTGCCACCGAGATCGCGGCGGCCACCGACCAGCCGAACTTCCCGATGGCCCGCGCCTTCGCCCGCGCCGGCTACCCGATCACCCAGGAACGGGTGGACTTCGTCTAG
- a CDS encoding alpha/beta fold hydrolase: protein MAPTIPDFAQRRVEVAEDVTLNVAVGGSGSPVVLLHGFPQTHLMWRHVAADLAADHTVICPDLRGYGASDKPADPDGTAYGKRMMAADTVALARALGHERFALAGHDRGALVAFRAGLDHPTAVTHVACLDVLPTLDMWAAMHGTSAAVGFHLYLMAQPPGLPEQMIAGASDAFFGHFLDAWAADPAAVPADVRASYLDACRAAVPSIVADYRASAGIDVVHDQADRDAGNRLRMPVSVLQQDWGAALGYDARALWSAWADDLVHTTVDWGHFMAEQAPAEVAAALRDLLAR from the coding sequence ATGGCACCGACCATCCCGGACTTCGCACAGCGGCGCGTCGAGGTCGCCGAGGACGTCACCCTGAACGTGGCGGTCGGCGGCAGCGGCAGCCCCGTCGTACTGCTGCACGGCTTCCCGCAGACGCACCTGATGTGGCGGCACGTCGCCGCCGACCTCGCCGCGGACCACACCGTGATCTGCCCCGACCTGCGCGGCTACGGCGCGAGCGACAAGCCCGCGGACCCGGACGGGACCGCGTACGGCAAGCGCATGATGGCCGCCGACACGGTCGCGCTCGCCCGGGCGCTCGGCCACGAGCGGTTCGCGCTGGCCGGGCACGACCGGGGCGCGCTGGTCGCGTTCCGGGCCGGGCTCGACCACCCGACCGCGGTCACCCACGTGGCCTGCCTGGACGTACTGCCCACGCTCGACATGTGGGCGGCGATGCACGGCACCTCGGCCGCCGTGGGCTTCCACCTCTACCTGATGGCGCAGCCGCCGGGCCTGCCCGAGCAGATGATCGCCGGCGCCTCGGACGCGTTCTTCGGGCACTTCCTCGACGCGTGGGCGGCCGACCCCGCCGCCGTCCCGGCGGACGTGCGCGCCTCCTACCTCGACGCCTGCCGCGCCGCGGTCCCGTCGATCGTCGCGGACTACCGCGCCTCCGCCGGGATCGACGTCGTGCACGACCAGGCGGACCGCGACGCGGGCAACCGGCTGCGGATGCCGGTCTCCGTGCTCCAGCAGGACTGGGGCGCCGCGCTCGGCTACGACGCCCGGGCGCTGTGGAGCGCGTGGGCCGACGACCTGGTGCACACCACCGTCGACTGGGGTCACTTCATGGCGGAGCAGGCCCCGGCCGAGGTGGCCGCCGCGCTGCGCGACCTGCTGGCGCGCTGA